The genomic stretch CGCCTGCCGGAGCGCGGGGCCGAACACATCGTTCCCTACGCGGCCGATCATCCGGGTAGGGGCCTGCAGCCGCGCCGCCGCCACCGCCTGATTGGCTCCTTTCCCTCCGGGGGCGGTGAAAAACCGATGACCCCGCAGCGTCTCCCCCGGTCGGGGAAATCGTGGGGCCACGGCCACCAGATCCATATTGATGCTCCCCAGCACCAGGATGCTCATGAAGTTCCCCTCCGGCGAACGGGTGTGGAACGCGCAGGCCATGGGCCTGTCTTCAGCAGTCGATCCAGGCCCACCGCGAGGATAAAGACGAGGCCTTTAATGATCTGCTGATGATAGGAGGGAACCTCCAGCAGGTTCAGCCCGTTTCCGACCGTCCCCATCACCAGCGCCCCCACCAGGGTGCCGCTGACGCTGCCATAGCCTCCACTCAGGCTGGCGCCGCCCAGCACGGAAGCCGCGATGGCCTCCAGCTCCAGGCCGACGCCGACATTGGGCTGAGCCGACCAGAGACGGGCCGTCAGCAGGATCCCGCCCAGCCCGGCCAGAAGACCGCTCATCCCATATACAACCCCTTTCACCCGCTTCACCCGAACGCCAGATAGCCAGGCGAGATCCTCCCCGCCACCTACGGCATACAGATGCAGCCCCCATGGCATGCGATTCAACAGCAGGCTGATCCCCAGGGCCACCGTGCCCATCAGGAGGACCGGCATGGGGATCCCGAGCAAGTCCCCGGTGCCCAGGAAGGTGAACGCCTCCGGCAACCCCGAGATGGGATAACCCCTCGTATAGACCAGGGTCAACCCGCGGGCGATGGCCATAGTGGAGAGGGTGGCGATGAAGGGGACCAGCCGGCCGTAAACCACCAGCGCCCCATTCAGGAGACCGAGGGCCAGCCCGGCGACCAGCCCGGCGAGGATCGCCCCGCCGACCGGCCACCCGTTCCGAACCATCAATCCCGCCGTCAGCGCCCCGGTGAAAGCCACCACCGATCCAACCGATAGATCGATCCCTCCGCTGATAATCGTCAGGGTCATGCCCAGCGCGACCACCGCCAGGATGGAGGACTGAAGGGCTACGTTCAGCAAATTCGATGGAGTGAGAAACCGGGGAGTCATCAAGGTCAGGATCATCCAGAGCGCCAGCAAAACCAGCACGCCGCTCCATCGCCCGAGGATATCACGCAGCCTGCGCATGCATCCCTCCCATCGCCAGCGCCAGCACCCGATCCGCTGTGGCCTCCTCTCGTTTCAACTCTCCCACGATCCGCCCCTCTCGCATTACCAGGATCCGATCGCTGATGCCGAGGATCTCAGGGAGCTCCGAAGAGATCATCAGGATCGCCTTTCCCTCCCGGGCCAGGCGATCCATCAACGCGTGGATCTCGGCTTTGGCTCCCACATCGATCCCCCGTGTGGGCTCGTCCATGATCAGGATCCGGGGTTGCAGGAGAAGCCAGCGCGCGATCACCGCTTTCTGTTGGTTCCCGCCGGACAGATAGCGCACGGGCACGCCGGGGCGTGGCGGCCGGATATCCAGGTAGCGGATGTAGGGCTGGCTCACGGCATCCAGCTGTCGCCTGGAAAGCAGGCCCAGGGGGGCAATGCGGGGCAGAGCGGCGATGGCGATATTCGATCGCAAAGCCATGCTCAGGAACAGGGCCTGGGCCTTGCGATCCTCCGGGATGAACGCCAGCCCCAGCCGGATCGCCTCCAGAGGGGAGCGGATGCGAACCACCTTCCCTTCGATCCGGATCTCCCCGCGGTCCACCGGGTCCAGGCCGAAGATGGCGCGCGCCACCTCGGTTCGGCCGGCCCCGACCAGCCCAGCCAGGCCTACGATCTCCCCCCGATGGACCTCGAACGAGACTTCATAGAACACGCCCACGCGGGTGAGACCCCGGACCTCCAGGATCGCCTCCGCGCCCGGGGTGGCGGTTTTCATGAACATCTCGCCCATCTCCCGACCCACCATCATTCGAACCACCGCCGCGGGCGTAACCTCGGCAATGGGGAAGGTCCCAATGGGACGGCCATCCCGCAAGATCGTGATCCGATCTGCAATCTGGAACACCTCTTCCAGGCGATGGGAGATGAAGAGGACAGCCACCCCGCGCGCTTTCAGATCTCGCAACAGTCCGAACAGGCGATGGATCTCCCGATCGCTCAGCGCCGAGGTCGGCTCATCCATAATCAACAGGCGAGCCTTTTCGGAAAGCGCGCGGGCGATCTCCAACATCTGGCGCTGGGCGAAGGGCAGGCTCCCCACCGGGGCTTGAGGGTCCAGATCCAGTCCCAGCTCCCGCAGGATCTGGCGGGCCTGCTGCTCCATCGCCCGTCGATCCAGGCCTCCCCACGGGGTTCGGGGTTCCCGGCCCAGGAGCAAGTTCTGGGCCACCGTCAGGTTCGGGAGCAGGCTGAGCTCCTGATGGATCACTGCAATCCCCAGCTGACGGGCGTGTCGGGGATCCGCGATCTCCACCGGCTGCCCCTCCCAGAAGATCCGCCCGGTATCCCGAGGGATGGCCCCTGCCAGGATCCGGATGAGCGTGCTTTTCCCGGCCCCGTTTTCCCCTACCAGACCATGGATTTCCCCCGGGAAAATCTCCAGGGTGACTCGATCGAGCGCCTGCACGCCCGGGAAAGCTTTGGAGATCCCTTCCGCCCGGAGCAAGGGCTCTCCCATCTCGATCTCCCTCTCAGGGGTATTCCCCGGTTATCTGATCGCCAACGGACAGGAGCTCCGCCGCTGGGCTTCTGGGGCCTGGGGGCGCCTTCGGAGCCCCCAGGCCCCACCACGCATCGGGGAGAGGCCATCCGCCTCCCTGAACGGGAGCCCAACGGCACAGGTCCTGACGGAGAAGGCAAGGGGTTGAGGGGCCACACCTCCACCCCAAAACCCGATGAACGGGGAAACCGGGAACCAAAAGGGGAGCGCTGAGGAAGCGCTCCCCTTACGATCGGTTACTTCACCGTCTCCTTGGTCACCAGGGAAAGCGGGACCGGGATGAACTTCTCCACTTTCTCCCCCCGCAGATACTTGACGGCCATCTCCACGGCGAGGCGGCCCATCTCCGCTGGCTGCTGGGCCACGGTGGCCGCCAACTTGCCTTCCTTCACCGCCTTCACCGCATCGTCGATCGCGTCGAAGCCCACAAAGATGATCCCGGTACGCCCGGCGGCCTCCGCTGCCTGGATCGCCCCAAGCACCATCTCGTCATTGTGGGCGAAGACGCCATCGATCTGCGGCTGGGCCTGGAGGATGTTCTCAAACACCTGCAGGCCCTTCGCGCGATTGAAATCCGCGGGCTGGCGGGCGATCACCTCGAGGCCCGGGCATTTCTCCTTCAGGTATTCGTTGAACCCCTTGCCCCGATCCCGGGCCGCCGAAGTGCCGGGGATGCCCTCCAGTTCCACCACCTTGCCCTTGCCCTTCAGGGCCTTGCAAAGGAACTCCGCTGCCATCCGCCCGCCGGCGACGTTGTCGGAGGCGATGTGGGAGACGATCTCCCCACCCTCCGCCGCGCGGTCCACAGTGAAGACGGGGATCCCCGCCTGGTTGGCCTTCTGGATGCTGGGCACCACCGCTTTGGTGTCGGTGGGGTTGATCAGCAGCGCGGAGACCTTCTTCTGGATCAGGTCTTCAATGTTGGCGGCTTCCTTCGCGGGGTCATCCTGGGCGTCGACCACGATCAACCGCACGCCATACTGAGCAGCGGCCTTCTCCGCCCCCTCCTTCAGCGTGACGAAGAAAGGATTGTTGAGCGTGGAGAGGGAAAGGCCCAGAACGATCTCCCGAGGCTGGGCAGCCGCGGGCGTGGCCGTCGCCCTTGGCGCTGCCGGCGTGGCGGGCGCGCACGCGCCGGCGATCAGAACCGGAATTATCAACAGAGGCCAGAAGGAACGGATACGCATCGCTTCTCCTCCCTTTGTGAAGTTTGGACCTGCGCAAGGAAGCTCCAAGCGGGAAGGCCAGATGTCCCCTCCCTGATTTCTCCTCTTTAACAGGAGGAGGGAAAGCCCTGTATCTATTCCCGCCGCAGCGCCCGGTGAAGCAGCAGCGCCGCGGCGATCACGCCCCCTTTGAATACCTGCTCATAAAAGGACGGGATGTTCAGCAGATTGATCCCGTTGTTGAGCACCCCGATGATCAGCGCGCCGATCAGCGTGCCCCCCAACCATCCCTCTCCACCGGTCAGGCGTGTCCCGCCGATGACCACCGCCGCGATGGCATCAAACTCGTAGCCGATCCCCAGGGTCGGCGGGGCAGAATCCAGACGGCCGATCAGAACCAGCCCGGCCAGAGCGGCCAGGAGCCCGCTCAGGCCGTAGGTGAGCACCAGATGCCGCCGGAGCGGGATTCCGGCTGCCTGCGCCGCAGCGGGGTTGTTCCCGATAGCCAGCAGGTGCTCCCCGAAAACCGTGTAGCTCAACAGACATCCTCCCAACCCAAACACCAGTGCCATCACGAGAACGGGCAGGGGCAGCGGCCCTATCCATCCTGCCCCCAGCCATCGAAAAGACTCCGGGAAGCCCGTGATCGGCCGCCCCTGGGTGTAGCTGAGGGCCAGCCCCCGGGCGACCGTCATCATCCCCAGCGTGGCGATGAAGGGCGGGATCCGCAAATAGGCCACGGCGGTCCCGTTCAG from Thermoflexus sp. encodes the following:
- the rbsB gene encoding ribose ABC transporter substrate-binding protein RbsB, encoding MRIRSFWPLLIIPVLIAGACAPATPAAPRATATPAAAQPREIVLGLSLSTLNNPFFVTLKEGAEKAAAQYGVRLIVVDAQDDPAKEAANIEDLIQKKVSALLINPTDTKAVVPSIQKANQAGIPVFTVDRAAEGGEIVSHIASDNVAGGRMAAEFLCKALKGKGKVVELEGIPGTSAARDRGKGFNEYLKEKCPGLEVIARQPADFNRAKGLQVFENILQAQPQIDGVFAHNDEMVLGAIQAAEAAGRTGIIFVGFDAIDDAVKAVKEGKLAATVAQQPAEMGRLAVEMAVKYLRGEKVEKFIPVPLSLVTKETVK
- a CDS encoding sugar ABC transporter ATP-binding protein, which produces MGEPLLRAEGISKAFPGVQALDRVTLEIFPGEIHGLVGENGAGKSTLIRILAGAIPRDTGRIFWEGQPVEIADPRHARQLGIAVIHQELSLLPNLTVAQNLLLGREPRTPWGGLDRRAMEQQARQILRELGLDLDPQAPVGSLPFAQRQMLEIARALSEKARLLIMDEPTSALSDREIHRLFGLLRDLKARGVAVLFISHRLEEVFQIADRITILRDGRPIGTFPIAEVTPAAVVRMMVGREMGEMFMKTATPGAEAILEVRGLTRVGVFYEVSFEVHRGEIVGLAGLVGAGRTEVARAIFGLDPVDRGEIRIEGKVVRIRSPLEAIRLGLAFIPEDRKAQALFLSMALRSNIAIAALPRIAPLGLLSRRQLDAVSQPYIRYLDIRPPRPGVPVRYLSGGNQQKAVIARWLLLQPRILIMDEPTRGIDVGAKAEIHALMDRLAREGKAILMISSELPEILGISDRILVMREGRIVGELKREEATADRVLALAMGGMHAQAA
- a CDS encoding ABC transporter permease, encoding MRRLRDILGRWSGVLVLLALWMILTLMTPRFLTPSNLLNVALQSSILAVVALGMTLTIISGGIDLSVGSVVAFTGALTAGLMVRNGWPVGGAILAGLVAGLALGLLNGALVVYGRLVPFIATLSTMAIARGLTLVYTRGYPISGLPEAFTFLGTGDLLGIPMPVLLMGTVALGISLLLNRMPWGLHLYAVGGGEDLAWLSGVRVKRVKGVVYGMSGLLAGLGGILLTARLWSAQPNVGVGLELEAIAASVLGGASLSGGYGSVSGTLVGALVMGTVGNGLNLLEVPSYHQQIIKGLVFILAVGLDRLLKTGPWPARSTPVRRRGTS
- a CDS encoding ABC transporter permease, translated to MSGLGALEARERWTRLGLVLTLVMLCLVLSVLSPRFLTPSNLINVVRQASINGIIAVGMTLVILTGGIDLSVGSVLAFTGVVAASLVTAGQSPALAMVSALILGSLLGMLNGTAVAYLRIPPFIATLGMMTVARGLALSYTQGRPITGFPESFRWLGAGWIGPLPLPVLVMALVFGLGGCLLSYTVFGEHLLAIGNNPAAAQAAGIPLRRHLVLTYGLSGLLAALAGLVLIGRLDSAPPTLGIGYEFDAIAAVVIGGTRLTGGEGWLGGTLIGALIIGVLNNGINLLNIPSFYEQVFKGGVIAAALLLHRALRRE